From Drosophila santomea strain STO CAGO 1482 chromosome 2R, Prin_Dsan_1.1, whole genome shotgun sequence:
TTGCGTTTTAccagaaataagaaaaatgcCGAAGACATTGGTTCGACTTCTGCTTATTGTCGCCTGCTTTGCACCAGGATTACCCTTCGACAAGTACACCACCCACATATGGTACAAAATGGTAGAAAGTCATTTATAGTCACGCAAACGTATTATTTGTTGTATTCAACGCTTTTTAGGAAACCCGAACAACTTGACCGTTGACATGACTCCCTTTGTTAAGATCAACGGAAGCTACTATGTATTTGGACAGTCTAAGGTAAATTGGCATCTCGCCTACGAGGACTGCCGCAGGTTGGGTTCCGAACTGGTGGCCTTCGAAACAGCCGAAGAGTTTGACGACATTGCCGCGCACTTGAATGCCCGGGGAGATCGCTCCGAGCACTGGACTTCTGGCAATGACTTGGCCCGAACCGGCAACTACTATTGGTTCTCCAATGTCCAACTCGTGACCATTAAGCGTTGGGCGCCTAACCAACCGGACAACGCTGGGGGCATTGAGCATTGCATACACATGGGCTACATCTACGGACACTCAACGGAGTTCCAACTGAATGATCGACCCTGCAACGGCGATCCGAATAGCTTGTTTAAGTACATTTGTGAGGCTCCAAAGCAGGAAACTATATCTATTGTTGTGTGGAAGTAAAGTGTAAAAGGTGTCAATAAATGTTGTTCCTATTAATTGTTCTATTGTTTCACATTTTAAGAGCTTAAAATGCCTTTAGCTATCAGTCTATAAATGTTGACACACATATCTTCGCAAGGCGCTATCAGTCATGGCTATCTCCAATCTATGTCCAACTCAGGCAATTTCCGATTTCCTACTCAGTTGCGAACTGAAACTAGAGGAATGATGGTCAAACTACTGCTGCTTTTCCTGGTGTGCTGGAGTGCTCTTCCTACGGAAACCTCTCCCTTGGGTAAGCAAAGTAAGTACAAAAATCATGTGTgttggaaaaaaatataaaccaCAGATTTTTATTAGATATCCTAGAGATCGGTGAAAAGCGATACTACATTTCTTTGGCGAAGACCAACTGGTTCGAGGCAACCAACCACTGCCGCCAAAAGGGCGGATTTCTGGTCAACTTGGAGAGCAGGGAGGAACTGGAGCTTCTTAGCCCCCACCTCCACCCAGCCTACAGCTATTGGCTATCCATCAATGACCTCGGCGTTCGGGGCGTATACGCGTCGGAGGCCACTGGTCTGGAGGCTCCATTTCTTAACTGGTCCGCCGGAGAACCGGACAACAGCAGTGGCCACGACCGATGTGTCGAGCTCTGGTTATCAACAACCTCCTTCCAGATGAACGACCTCCCGTGCCAAAACTCCGTCGCCTTTATTTGTCAGCTAAACTAGTGTCAACATCGGAACTTCCAGTGAAGAATATGTTTTCTAATTGAATGTCGGAAAAGTAAAGCTGCAATTTTTCCTAACTGGCGTttcaaaaacatatattttcaCGCAAGTACAGGTActtcatttacatttttataacttCTTGTGCGAGGGTGGTTTTACATTGGCCAAGAATCCATTACTTCTTTAAATATGTTATGGCAAGTGTGGCCGGAAGCGATGATATTATACTTACATCCTGGCAGGATACCCTTGCTTCGGGCTGTGCGATAGGGTTGCCGAGCACCCGGATCGATCTTCCCGTACATTGTTCTATCCATTGTGCCGAGCGAGATTCACTTGTTTTTCTCACTGATTTAATTGAAACGTTAATGATTAATCGAGAATATGTTAAGTGACATTTTATATTCCCTAAGTCTGCAGGTTTGGCGGACGATGTTGCCCTGCGCCACCggcaaaatgttttatttgaattatttataagcgcatttttatttttggcctttCGGGGCTCGACGACGGATTTGTCGTTTTTGTTTGCGTTGGGTTAGCCTGTCACAGTGGATATTGTAGTTGTCGTCGTCGAAGTTGTCGTCGTCTTTGCCCGTCTATCAGAGCTTTGCCCCAGTCCaccaaaaaaataacgaaagAAACCAGCTCCTTGCCCCGTGGAAGTCCAAGCGATTTAATGTTGGAAATTGTTGTCTGGGGAGTGCTTTGTGCATTCGAATTTCGTCTATTAATTGACTGGGACTGACAAAATAGCGCATTGTCAGATTAAAGGGATGTGGTGAGGTGAGAGATTAGTGATCAAAGCTGCATATATTATGAAGAGCTCTGAGAGACTATGAATAGATCTACTCGTAACGTAAACATCGTCTATCAGTTCATCatgcattaaaattgaaattcatcatgaaaaaaaaacctgaATTAATACTCTAAACAAAGAAAGTGAAGCCAAGGACAGCTTAACTCAATCATTTAAGAGTAGATAGGGATCTTTATAGAGTAATCACTCAAGATGCGTCTTAATCTACCGCATCCAAAGATCAAAAGGCACAAACAAGAACGATAAATTAGAGCAATGGACACAAAATCgggaaataacaacaaatCCGGATTAGTTACTCTGACTTCCCAATCGCAAAGTGCGTGGGTGGATCCCAATAGATGATCTATGCAACTAACACAATTTACGATGGGCTGTAGATTTAGTTGAGCCAAACGGTCTATAAAGACAGATTTATGGAATcataaaaataccaaaacgAACATGCAGGCCACATTTTAGATTTTCGCTCCAAACAAATAGCGACACATTGGAAAaaggtaaaaaataataaacataaattcaCCGACTAAAACAAAGCGAAGCGGGCCAAAAACATGAATATCGAGAAGGGAACGGGGAATCAAGGTTGCCAAATTACGTCAACACCAATGATCGCCAActaaaaatatccaaaagagaaaataaaaaacatttctaGCAAATCAAAGGCGACGTTTCGTCGTCTAATGAAGGAGGGCTAAACTAGGAAAATCGGGggaaattattgaaaatacgAGAGATTTCCGCAGATGGTTGCCAAAAGGAAGGCCGAAAAAAGAGAAGCGTGAAGCCAGCGAAAATATCACTTTCCTTCCAGATCTTTGGTATATCCAAATccacatccaaatccaaatccattTACCTCCACACCTGAGGCATTACTCAGCCCATTTGGGAATGACGTCGGGCCGAAATTGTGGGCAATTGTTTTCGGCTCGCTCTTCCTTCTATATTTAAAAGTCAAAGGCACGATTTCTTTCGCAGGAAATTCCTAGCGATCTACTGCCGCCCGATCGCCACGAtctcaatataaatattttattagtaAGTGGATAAAATGTGTGTGAATGCGAGTGTTGACCTTGCTGAAGGCGCTAAGGTGAAAACGCAATGCGTGGCCAAACAGAAAATTGGGTACCAGCCCAGGGAAATTCGCGGGGGTGTTACTCGTACCGATCGCAATATCGCAATGGGCCTTTAGCCGGCTCTTTCAATAAACTTGGCCAATTTATGCCTTTGTAAACTGTGCTTTCCACATTCCGCTTCTGTAATAGGGCGGGAACCAGCGAAGAGCTATCGCTCACTGACTTTTGGGGCCTTTGGGGTCTTGGTAAGATATAGGGTCTATTGGGAAGTAGCTAAGTACTTAGAAGATAAAAAGCTTTTCTAGAATTAAGTATCAGAGTATTTTGATTGGCTCAATAGAAGCTTGATTGGTTCGATCTATCGAATGCAAACAGTGGACGGCCAGGCCTTAATTTAATACTATTACTTCTTACTTGATCTGCACTATTtctttcaaaatatttcttcACAAGCTTATATATTGGTGAAAAATGAATGTACCccaattttttaattgcacatCAGGCCCTGCTAACAATTAACGATTTCGAAATCCATCGAACCCTCTCAACTTTTTAAGGCAATCGAAACAACACACtctaattgaaattttatgaCTGGGCGATAAGAATCTGGTTTCTCGTTGAAGAACAAGCGCGGCGAACAAAACACAGAGGAACTTGCTGAACAAACTAAAATCCAGCTCAAACCTGGCGATGAACTCACTGCACTATAATTTCGATGATTTCGATGATTCCAGAGGTGCTAAGTAGTTGGGGCTGGAAACGAGCTTTGATACTCAAATAATCCAGAGATCAGTGATCTGTGGATGCTTAGGTAGAGTTTTCAGATCAGGGATGGACAAAGACAGCAGCTGTCTGGTCGTAAACAAATGGCATCCACTGAGCGTATCTGCGAGATAACGAAATATTGGGGAGGAAACGAAAGGAAAACGAAAGCGATTCTCATAAGTGCAGAactcaacaacaaaatattcatttgtGCGCACTATGTCAGCCCAGTTTACATCATCCTCCAGCATTTCCATTCGCTGTCGTAACTCGAGATACTTTTGCGAGGAGGGGGAAGGAAGTtcccccccacccccaccccccactCGTGAATGCACTTGGCTTCGATTGCTTGAAATATGTATGTGAAAAATGTCATAATTTTAATACATTAATTGCTTTTCTGTTCGGCTCTCTGTTGTCTGTTGTTTTATTCGTTTGGCTATTTCGAGCATTTCCCTCCAGAAAGCAGAAAtaccaaattaatttccatcTCAGCGCCCACGATTTTAATCCGTTTGGGGCCCCGAGGCGAAAATTAATGGGGTAACCAAAATTCTATGCTCTGCCAGGTCTGGGCAAATATGTCATATATTTGAATGTCTTGTCCGTTGATAATTAGTTCCATAATTAGTGAAAATGctaatgaaattgaaatgttctGCAAAACATTTGCCAAGAGTTAGTGGAATCTTAAGGCGAGTGACACGGATCCATTAATCTTGGCcagtttattatattattttttaagctGACTGCTTCTGGCATTTCTGCTTTATCTTGTTGCTTTTCTTAGTGTTAGATATCTTTTGATGTTTGTCAACTTTTTACTGCAGACTGTTCTTGCACTAGAAGTAAAACATTTTCCCACGCTCCAACCTGCAGCTAACACAGTTTCACAGATTTTCATTAACTTTTTCCCGCTTCAACTCGCTGTTAAACACttaaacacttttgttttgattgggCTTTGtttcttatatatttaatcGCGTTATCCGTGCACTTTTGCCTGCACTTTGGCAGTGTGTTGTCACATATTCTATATATTGTTCCCAGAGATCGTAGGACGCCGTTGGGAGACCGCACTCGAGAGACCTCTGAAAACACACGCGCTGCGCTCGCGATTCAGTAAAAGCGTCGCAACCGACTGAAATCCAAAGGGGGGACCCGATGCTCGGGCTCCAATAGACGAGCGCTCCGACTCTCCTGGTTGCTCACAGAGAGCGGGGGAGCAAGAGAGCCCCAGTGTTTGAGAGCTGGTAAACAAGCTGCACTGCGATGATGTACAGGAAACAGCTAAGCAACTAGAAATATATTTCGCAACGcatttaaaagtatttatcaCCGTTTTGATCTggccatatattttttatgattattgttTCTTCTGAGTATTAATGTTACAAAATcgaattaaaataattatgctATTGCAAATCAgatttcaatatatatatatacatacatatgtatgtatattggttgtttttctcagtgccaAGAGAGCCAGTAAATGAGAGGAAGAGCACCATTATGCCCCACCACGTCGCTTTTCATTTGGAGTGGCTTTTCATTTTGGCTTGCGGCCTGCGGCTGAGCATTTCGACCGCAAGTGGGAGGCACATCGAAAGGAAACCAGAGCGGACGAAAACATTGTCGCCCGATTGGAGCTTTCCTTTGGGTGTGTGAACAGTGGGCCAGTCGCCAAGAAAAGCCACCCCTTCGTTGGTGACGAATAAACAAAAACGTGAGTCAAAGACTATCAAAACATCTCTGGGCTTTCACTACAGCACAGCTCAAATGTTTCACAAAATGCCAGCCAAAAATGCTGAAAACAAAATTCTTCTGTGACAATCAATGTGGGAAAGCCTTATCACTTAACATCTGTTTAGGCTTTATAACACTTTATCGACAAACCAGAATCATAAAACACGGAAGGTAGCTAATTACAACATGGAAACTGTGATGTTCAGCCTCAGTTGAACCATATTTCCGCTTCCAAGGAAAAGGAAGAAATGTTATTTCCAAAACTTTTCAACTTTTGTCCCACTGTGCGCACCTTTCCCCGTAACCATAAGCGATCATTGCTCTGCAGTTTGAGAGCTCCCCTCGTCATCGCCGCTCGATGCCCAGACCTAACCGATCTCGACAGATCATCTCGTCATTGCTGTTACAGTGCGCACACGCAACACGAACAGAAGACATTGCGTGTCGAGTAGGCGATGAAGTGGGCGCGCACTCACTAATGGTTGCAAAGCAAGATTGGTGCAACTGAGTTGCTGGAGAAGATCAAGATGAAGATGGAGCTGAAGTCCCTACTTCCTGTGCGATCTTAATGACAATTAAAGTGAAGCTTCGAGGGCAAAATCTGTGCTTATGCTGAGATGTACATAAGTATCTTGAACGATAATCAGATCAGTTGTTTTAAACACTTTCGCTCTCTGAGATAAAAGTTGCTATTTAATTTGACGTAGCAAAGGCTCAATGTTAAATAACTTGTATTAAAGTTTGTTAAAATGTAGAATCCTCCAAATCCCGTTGATAACCAAATTTTAGTGGGGTCTTAGACCACTGTGCGTAGGTGTAGTGCCAGTCAGCTGGAATTCTTCATAAGAGTTTTTGACCTGGCCGTTGTGGCCTTTAGTCATTTCTTAAGAATGTCTGGACACGGAGAGTTGGctgcacattttattttgctttatttttttaatttttatcaGTAGACATTCCGAAGAACAAGCAGAGAGACTGTAGACAGCGAAGAATTGTGtcataaagaaaataaagtgAGACGGCATATAGACCTTTATTTCGCTGATGGAGACTAAAGAGACTACACTGTGTGGCAGCGAAGAAAGCAAATACAGCTAAAGCTCCCGACTGATTAAGCTGCCTCCCTCAGATCAGATCATTCACTAAAGTCCAAGGGACTCAAGAAACCACACCCTCTTTGCATTTCAGAATTGTAAATGAGCTCACAATGGAAGTGCTGAGCTTGATGCTTTTATGTGCGATTCCAGGAATTAGGATTAATCATAAAAGTGCAAGGAATGCAACAATCGGGCTGtgacatatgtatgtatgtatgtatgaacGGGTTCAGAGATAACACGAGCACTTGAAATTCATCATCAAGAATTTTAAGGCACGTAACACAGCCATTTTTAATCGTGATTAATGCTTGTACATATGCTAACGATAAGAGTTTCGAAAAACAGTAAACAttgaccaataaaaaaaattcctTGTCGAATCATTTTGTATATTGGCCTgcctacatatgtacatatatactatatataccaATGCTGTGCCCCTTAAATCGAAAGTGAATAACGAATAACGTATTAGAAACTAAGAAAAACCAGAAGCCACGATGTCATTTAGCATCTACTTTAGCCACTCTTTACTGTAAACGAAAATTATTCAAGCGTGAGATTTGCGACTTCCTGTGCCGCCACCTGGCGGCCAACGTCAGAATCCTCTGCTGCATGTTAATTAACTCCAATTAACAACTGACCTTGAAGTCGCAGCATTACTGTGTGGCTTTTGCCTACGTCACACGGGTTATGCTGCGGAATTTTCCGGTTAAGGAAGTCAGGTAGTCTTTTCCCCGAGGAAAAGTGGACCACACTTACCCAAATCGTCCATGGCGATGAGTTGTCGTTGTTCCGCTATGTGTGTTAGTGTGCGTGTGGTTTTCCGCTCTTGACCAACTGAAATGCTCAGTTTTCTGGATTTATTTGGCACAAGCACACGCGTTTTTAATTGATGCTGATTGGAAACGAAGAGCGACAAGTCCACGCAAACACTTTATTTTCTTGTTCACCCGCAACTGAAAACCGCGGAGTTGGCCGGAGACTAATTTTAAGCTGTTGCCAGCGCCCGAATGGCGAGTATCGGTGGATTTCGCCGCGAGTTGGAGACGAGTTTTATATATGAATCACTTTAATTTTGGAGCGGCGGTCGGTCataaacaatacaaaaaaacattgGAGCACGTACACGGACGCAGACACGCACACAAGCGCACGCCCGCTCAACTGGACAGTGGGAGAGAGCGAAACAGCTGATTGGCTATCGATAGCAGTATCGGTATAGTTGGAACTATCGCGCCGACCGAGAAAATAGCTTACCGTGGTAAACTTACCTAAAATACTCATTATCTTACCGCTGTAAATATACCAAGCAACGTTTTGAAACTACCAGTTGGAAAGTTGGTAGGTGTTCTAACTGGATCTCTCGTTAGTGATACAGATCACAATACATTGAGTTCTGCGAAATGTAAACACTTACAGCTGTTCCCATAACAGACTAAGTTCTACGCTAAAGTGTTCCCATGCTAAAAGATTAGGacacataaatataaatgtaaactGTTTAATAAGTTATCTTATATGGATGCAATAGGACAATAGGAATATCgctaaacaaataataatatattggCTCGACCCTAAACGCacatatattaataataagcGAAACGTTGTGTCCCAATTTAAAATCAACCCAAAAGTACGACACATCAATGGTAGTCACGTCTTTCTGTCCATAAAGCGCCTTTTATCTGTGGTAAACAATGATTAGTTAACAATCTGCAATATATCTCGCATTTTCAGTCTGTGTAGAGATTAGGCCGATCCAGACGTTAataggaaatggaaaagcgaaGTGGGACGCCGAtaaatggccaaaagtttCGAAAACTTAGCGATGTGGACATGACGGAGGTGCAGCTGAGCAATTTGGCGGACTCCAGTGCCAAGGACATTGCGGCGGGAGAAGGCAGCTTCCAGGGCAGCGAGCAGAATAACGCCGAGCAGCAGACGAAATGGTTCCGATCCAGACTCTTCCTCATGTCCGTGGTTTTCTCAGCCCTCCTGATCACCGCCATGTGTATTGGCTTCGTAGTGCACTACGGGATGTCCGGCGATGTGGGCGACATGGAGACGGTGACCTACTGGCCCGTTAATCTGcccaaggagcagcaggagtgGTACGACCAAGGAATCGATGAGCTCCAGAAGGCCGTTTCCAGGCAGTTCAATCGCCGGCGAGCCAAGAACGTCATCCTGTTCGTGGGCGATGGAATGGGTCCGAATACGGTGACAGCAGCGCGGATACTCGGATTCAAGGAGGAGGGACTACTCCGTTGGGAGCAGTTCGCGGACATGGGACTGCTGAAGACCTACTGCGCCGACAAGCAAGTACCGGACTCGTTCTCCACGGCCACAGCTCTCTTTGGCGGAGTGAAGGTGAACTACGAGACTGGGGGAGTCGATGCGAACGTACCTTTGGGGAACTGCACCGCATCCTTGAAGGAGGACCACCACGTGCAGACGATCCTCAAGTGGGCCCAGGTGGACGGCATGCGCACGGGTTTCGTGACCACAACCCGGGTGACGCACGCCACTCCGGCTGCCCTCTACGCCCACGTGCCGGATCGCCGATGGGAGTGCGAAACCGGAATGCCAGCAGAGGCTCAGGGTCAGGGATGCATGGACATAGCTCGCCAGCTGATCGAACAGCCGACGGGTCAGAGGATAAACGTAATAATGGGCGGTGGTCGTCAGATGCTGGTCTCAGATGTGATCGGTTCAGACGCGGATCCGCTGGACACTTGGGCCAGTCAGTCGAGGGATGGGCGAGATCTCATCCAGGATTGGAGGCGAAAGAAAGAGGATGAGGGAGTGTCACATGCGGTGGTCCAGAACAACCGAGAGCTGTGGAACCTCAATGGCCAGGATGCTGACTACGTACTTGGCATTTTCGCCAATGGACACCTATCGTACGATCACGAACGAGACCGAAGTGACTCCGGCATGCCCTCGTTGTCCAACATGACCCGCAAAGCGCTCGAGGTCCTGGGCAACAGTGACAAGGGCTTCCTACTCGTGGTGGAAGCGGGTCTAATCGACCAAGCCCATCACAGAGGAAACGCTCGGAAGGCGCTGAGTGAGGTGCTCGAACTGAACGCGGCCGTTGAGGCCACACTGTCCTTCCTCAAGTCAACGGATCGCCTGGAGGAAACGCTCGTCATTGTGACCGCCGACCACTCGCACAGCCTGACCATCAATGGACACCCCGACCGGGGATCCAGCATACTGGGCTTGGCGGGAAACTCGAAGACAGAAGGCACGCCGTACACCACGCTGACCTATGGCACCAGCTACCAGGGGTTTCAGGTGGATGCCAACACCCAGAGGCGCAGGGATCCAACTGCTGACGATATCACCGACTGGGGGTACACCCAGCAGGCGGCCATAAACACGGACGAGAATCTGCACGGTGGCTCGGATGTCACGATTCACGCCGAGGGCGCCATGTCCTACCTGTTCCACGGGGTCCACGAACAGAGCTATGTGGCGCACGCCATCTCGTACGCCTTGAGGATCGGACGCTTCCGGGATAGCTCCATAGCCGAAACTCTGGCCGAGCTGACGCCCATTTAGAAGGCAGCTTTGATATATTCTTAAGGAAATTGTTCTCGCCAAGCTTACAAATTAGATTTAAGTATTGGGCCGCCGAAAAGGCAGTGGAAAACTAAACTGATTACATTGAAGGATTTTATAGTATGAGATTGCtgaataaaattttatttaaagagAAAACACTCAACACTTACTCTGTTATCCAATGTTCCTTATctttaattcaaattaattccCATTATCTAGACAGCCAAAATTAGAACTGCCCTAGAAGCTTACAAATAAATGTGATTACTACTTATTCATTAAAGACCATTGACTTATTGTGTTTTTTAGTGAACCATGGACTTGCTGCAGCTGAACGACGACTGTTGGGATATTATATTTGGCTATTTGAGTTTAGAGGAGCTAGCTCCGCTCTACAATAAAATTCCATGTTTTGATGGCGCCATCGAGAGGCAACTCCATCGGTTCCGGGACTTGAGGTTCAGCATGAGGCAGGCGCCTGCTTTCCACGAGGACTTCCTCATTAAGCTGGGTGGCCAGCTGAACAGTCTGCACATCAACGTGGGCTACTCCACCAAGGACGCGGATCTCCTCCGGTGCCTGAAGCCGCTGTGCCAAGGTGCCTCTGAGAGCCGCAGGATTAAGGCTCTGAAGCTCGACCATGCCAAATGGTCGGCGGAGATAGTGGCAACCGTGGCCCAGGTGCTCCCTTCGCTGTTGTTTCTGGACATGCGTCACTGCGATGTGCGAGACTACCAGATAGCACAGCTCTTGGAATCGGCCGATGAGCTGAAGGCACTCGCTCTACTCCACGTTGACAATCAGACGGGTGATTCCTATCTGCAGCCCCAAGTACTCAACAGATTGCCATCTCTGAAGCTCATCCACTTAACCACCCTGGGTTCCATGGCCTTTTCCCCCGAGAATCTGACCCGGCAGTGCCCAAACCTGAGCTTCCTCATCAGCGACCTGATCAAAGGAGATTTCAAGATATATGGCCCGCCTGCCTACATCCAGAACTACTACAGATGCTATAACGAGTATTTCAAGA
This genomic window contains:
- the LOC120446982 gene encoding alkaline phosphatase, translating into MEKRSGTPINGQKFRKLSDVDMTEVQLSNLADSSAKDIAAGEGSFQGSEQNNAEQQTKWFRSRLFLMSVVFSALLITAMCIGFVVHYGMSGDVGDMETVTYWPVNLPKEQQEWYDQGIDELQKAVSRQFNRRRAKNVILFVGDGMGPNTVTAARILGFKEEGLLRWEQFADMGLLKTYCADKQVPDSFSTATALFGGVKVNYETGGVDANVPLGNCTASLKEDHHVQTILKWAQVDGMRTGFVTTTRVTHATPAALYAHVPDRRWECETGMPAEAQGQGCMDIARQLIEQPTGQRINVIMGGGRQMLVSDVIGSDADPLDTWASQSRDGRDLIQDWRRKKEDEGVSHAVVQNNRELWNLNGQDADYVLGIFANGHLSYDHERDRSDSGMPSLSNMTRKALEVLGNSDKGFLLVVEAGLIDQAHHRGNARKALSEVLELNAAVEATLSFLKSTDRLEETLVIVTADHSHSLTINGHPDRGSSILGLAGNSKTEGTPYTTLTYGTSYQGFQVDANTQRRRDPTADDITDWGYTQQAAINTDENLHGGSDVTIHAEGAMSYLFHGVHEQSYVAHAISYALRIGRFRDSSIAETLAELTPI
- the LOC120446985 gene encoding uncharacterized protein LOC120446985, translating into MDLLQLNDDCWDIIFGYLSLEELAPLYNKIPCFDGAIERQLHRFRDLRFSMRQAPAFHEDFLIKLGGQLNSLHINVGYSTKDADLLRCLKPLCQGASESRRIKALKLDHAKWSAEIVATVAQVLPSLLFLDMRHCDVRDYQIAQLLESADELKALALLHVDNQTGDSYLQPQVLNRLPSLKLIHLTTLGSMAFSPENLTRQCPNLSFLISDLIKGDFKIYGPPAYIQNYYRCYNEYFKTA
- the LOC120446986 gene encoding LOW QUALITY PROTEIN: C-type lectin 37Da (The sequence of the model RefSeq protein was modified relative to this genomic sequence to represent the inferred CDS: substituted 1 base at 1 genomic stop codon) codes for the protein MPKTLVRLLLIVACFAPGLPFDKYTTHIWYKMVESHLXSRKRIICCIQRFLGNPNNLTVDMTPFVKINGSYYVFGQSKVNWHLAYEDCRRLGSELVAFETAEEFDDIAAHLNARGDRSEHWTSGNDLARTGNYYWFSNVQLVTIKRWAPNQPDNAGGIEHCIHMGYIYGHSTEFQLNDRPCNGDPNSLFKYICEAPKQETISIVVWK
- the LOC120446987 gene encoding C-type lectin 37Db; the protein is MMVKLLLLFLVCWSALPTETSPLGKQNILEIGEKRYYISLAKTNWFEATNHCRQKGGFLVNLESREELELLSPHLHPAYSYWLSINDLGVRGVYASEATGLEAPFLNWSAGEPDNSSGHDRCVELWLSTTSFQMNDLPCQNSVAFICQLN